A genomic stretch from Acidobacteriota bacterium includes:
- a CDS encoding Uma2 family endonuclease, which yields MTDTTTEATFRWTRERYDRAVEAGVFGPDDRLELIEGQLLAMNPQGSRHAAIVGQAGDILRDVFGADCSIRTQCPLVAGDDSEPEPDLAVVPGRARDYLDAHPTSALLVVEVSDDSLRRDRIIKQSLYARHGIPEYWILALPDARVEVYRDPTPDGYRTVLIRRAGETIAPLARPAAAIAASDLLP from the coding sequence GTGACCGATACGACCACCGAGGCCACCTTTCGCTGGACCCGCGAGCGGTACGACCGTGCGGTCGAAGCCGGCGTCTTCGGCCCCGACGACCGTCTCGAGCTGATCGAGGGACAGCTTCTCGCCATGAACCCGCAAGGCAGCCGGCACGCGGCGATTGTCGGTCAGGCCGGCGACATCCTGCGCGACGTCTTCGGCGCCGACTGCAGCATCCGTACGCAATGCCCACTGGTAGCGGGTGACGATTCGGAACCAGAGCCGGACCTCGCGGTGGTACCGGGACGGGCGCGCGACTACCTGGACGCCCACCCGACGAGCGCCCTGCTGGTGGTCGAGGTTTCCGACGACTCGCTGCGCCGCGACCGCATCATCAAGCAGAGCCTCTATGCGCGCCACGGCATCCCCGAGTACTGGATCCTCGCCCTGCCCGACGCCCGTGTGGAGGTCTACCGCGATCCGACTCCGGACGGATACCGCACCGTCCTGATACGACGCGCCGGCGAGACGATCGCGCCGCTCGCGCGGCCTGCGGCGGCCATCGCCGCAAGCGACCTGCTCCCGTAA